A part of Phoenix dactylifera cultivar Barhee BC4 chromosome 2, palm_55x_up_171113_PBpolish2nd_filt_p, whole genome shotgun sequence genomic DNA contains:
- the LOC120104501 gene encoding aspartic proteinase CDR1-like, whose product MASSSLALSSLLLLLLLPLLASAKGGFSVELIHRDSPKSPLYDPSKTLSDLVLENARRSIARADHLRRAFSLAASDGTYQSPVVSDTADYLMEVNVGTPANKFFAIADTGSDLTWTDCEPCEGCYPQDSPLFDPTKSSTYRDISCQADACANLPHASCSNDSSTCQYAYGYEDGSHTSGNLASETFTFDVAGGRPVKIPKVAFGCSHDSQGSFSNATAGLVGLARGSLSLVSQLGSVIDKKFSYCLVPYSEKSVSSKISFGADAVVSGRNVVSTPLIQGLNDTFYTVSLQSLTVDGDSILVNSGDVIVDSGTTLTMLDPRLVRSLEDKLTKIIDLPTVKDPEGVFNLCFDVSKSRKVQFPDITFQFDGAALTLSSVNTFIPYDENTACLAIVPTEELGIIGNIAQQNFNIGYDLENQKLSFSPADCTKF is encoded by the coding sequence ATGgcttcctcttctcttgctctctcctccctcctcctcctcctcctcctccctctcctggcCTCGGCCAAGGGAGGCTTCAGCGTCGAGCTCATCCACCGCGACTCTCCAAAGTCCCCACTCTACGACCCTTCGAAAACTCTATCCGACCTGGTCCTCGAGAACGCCCGCCGCTCCATCGCCCGCGCCGACCACCTCCGCCGTGCCTTCTCCCTGGCTGCCTCCGATGGCACTTACCAGTCCCCGGTCGTCTCTGACACCGCGGACTACCTCATGGAGGTCAACGTCGGCACGCCGGCCAACAAGTTCTTCGCCATCGCCGACACCGGCAGCGACCTTACCTGGACCGACTGCGAGCCCTGCGAAGGCTGCTACCCGCAGGATTCCCCCCTCTTCGATCCCACAAAATCTTCCACCTACCGCGACATCTCATGCCAGGCGGACGCCTGCGCCAATCTCCCCCATGCGAGCTGCTCAAACGACAGCTCCACGTGCCAGTACGCCTACGGCTATGAAGATGGATCGCACACTTCCGGCAATCTTGCATCCGAGACCTTCACCTTCGACGTTGCCGGCGGCCGCCCCGTCAAAATCCCCAAAGTGGCGTTCGGATGCTCGCATGATAGCCAAGGGAGCTTCAGCAACGCAACCGCCGGGCTTGTCGGCCTCGCCCGCGGTTCTTTGTCTCTGGTTTCCCAGCTGGGCTCCGTCATTGACAAGAAATTCTCCTACTGCTTGGTTCCTTACTCCGAAAAATCCGTCTCGAGCAAGATCAGCTTTGGTGCCGACGCGGTAGTCTCGGGCCGGAATGTGGTATCCACTCCTCTTATCCAGGGTCTTAACGACACTTTCTACACCGTTTCTCTCCAGAGCCTTACCGTCGACGGCGATAGTATCCTGGTGAATAGCGGGGATGTTATAGTCGACTCAGGCACGACCCTGACGATGCTCGATCCAAGACTGGTGCGATCATTGGAGGATAAGTTGACGAAGATCATCGATCTCCCGACGGTAAAAGATCCCGAAGGGGTGTTCAACCTGTGCTTCGATGTCAGCAAAAGCCGGAAAGTACAATTCCCGGATATCACGTTCCAGTTCGACGGGGCGGCTTTGACATTGAGCTCCGTCAATACGTTCATTCCGTATGACGAGAATACTGCGTGCCTTGCTATCGTGCCGACCGAGGAGCTTGGGATCATTGGCAACATTGCTCAGCAGAACTTCAACATTGGCTATGATCTCGAGAACCAGAAGCTCTCCTTTTCCCCCGCGGATTGCACCAAGTTCTGA
- the LOC103720458 gene encoding aspartic proteinase CDR1-like, with protein sequence MASSSLALSSLLLLFLPLLASAKGGFTVELIHRDSPKSPLYDPSKTLSDRVLENARQSIARADHLRRAFSLAASDGTYQSPVVSDIAAYLMEVNIGTPANKFFAIADTGSDLTWTDCEPCEGCYPQDSPLFDPTKSSTYRDISCQADACANLPRPSCSSDSSTCQYTYSYGDGSHTSGNLASETFTFDVAGGRPVKIPKVAFGCSHDSQGSFSNATAGLVGLGGGPLSLVSQLGSVIDKKFSYCLVPHSEKSVSSKISFGADAVVSGRHMVSTPLIPGRQNTFYTVSLQSLTVDGDSIPVNSGDVIVDSGTTLTMLDSSLVQSLEDKLTNIIDLPTVKDPQGLFNLCFDVSKSREVQLPDITFEFEGAALTLSSVNTFILYHENTVCLAIVPTEELGIIGNIAQQNFNIGYDLENQKLSFAPADCTKF encoded by the coding sequence ATGgcttcctcttctcttgctcTCTCCtcgctcctcctcctcttcctccctctcctggCCTCGGCCAAGGGAGGCTTCACCGTCGAGCTCATCCACCGTGACTCTCCAAAGTCCCCACTCTACGACCCTTCGAAAACTCTATCCGACCGGGTCCTCGAGAACGCCCGCCAATCCATTGCCCGCGCCGACCACCTCCGCCGTGCCTTCTCCCTGGCTGCCTCCGATGGCACTTACCAGTCCCCGGTCGTCTCTGACATCGCGGCCTACCTCATGGAGGTCAACATCGGCACGCCGGCCAACAAGTTCTTCGCCATCGCCGACACCGGCAGCGACCTTACCTGGACCGACTGCGAGCCCTGCGAAGGCTGCTACCCGCAGGATTCCCCCCTCTTCGATCCCACAAAATCTTCCACCTACCGCGACATCTCATGCCAGGCGGACGCCTGCGCCAATCTCCCCCGTCCGAGCTGCTCGAGCGACAGCTCCACGTGCCAGTACACCTACAGCTACGGAGATGGATCGCACACTTCCGGCAATCTTGCATCCGAGACCTTCACCTTCGACGTCGCCGGCGGCCGCCCCGTCAAAATCCCCAAGGTGGCGTTCGGATGCTCGCATGATAGCCAAGGGAGCTTCAGCAACGCAACCGCCGGGCTTGTCGGCCTCGGCGGCGGTCCTTTGTCTCTGGTTTCCCAGCTGGGCTCCGTCATTGACAAGAAATTCTCCTACTGCTTGGTTCCTCACTCCGAAAAATCCGTCTCGAGCAAGATCAGCTTTGGTGCCGACGCGGTAGTCTCGGGCCGGCATATGGTATCCACTCCTCTTATCCCGGGTCGGCAAAACACTTTCTACACCGTTTCTCTCCAGAGCCTTACCGTCGACGGCGATAGCATCCCGGTGAATAGCGGGGATGTTATAGTCGACTCAGGCACGACCCTGACGATGCTCGATTCAAGCCTGGTGCAATCATTGGAGGATAAGTTGACGAACATCATCGATCTCCCGACGGTAAAAGATCCCCAAGGGTTGTTCAACCTGTGCTTCGATGTCAGCAAAAGCCGGGAAGTACAACTCCCGGATATCACGTTCGAGTTCGAGGGGGCGGCTTTGACATTGAGCTCCGTCAATACGTTCATTCTGTATCACGAGAATACTGTGTGCCTTGCTATCGTGCCGACCGAGGAGCTTGGGATCATTGGCAACATTGCTCAGCAGAACTTCAACATTGGCTATGATCTCGAGAACCAGAAGCTCTCCTTTGCTCCCGCGGATTGCACCAAGTTCTGA